The genomic stretch TCATGTGAACATAACAAACTATCCTGATTCTTTTTGGCAGCAAACAGTGTACAGATATATCATGTCCAAAGATATAGTCATAACTCTACATCTCTTAATGCATGCAACCCTTGTACACGtttataaaacacaaatttacatTCCTTTCATGTATGTAGAAAGTCAAACTACGTTCCATATAAGTAATGCAATGGGagaggtttgtgtttgtgaactACAAACAAAGGTATTATCCATTTGACACCGTTCAACATAAATGCTTTTGGAACAAGGATTGGATCATGCATTGCTTATTTGTGGTGTGTTGGACAGAGAACCAAGTCATGTGGTATAGCTTAATTTTCCATAAGAGAGGGCAGGGAGTATGGTACAAGGGTGAAGCTTGTATGCTTGTggtttaatttgctttttttcgtaATACTGATTACTTGCTTAAGATAAAATctaattttttgaaatttttctcATTGTTAAGATGCAAAAGATATTTATAACAAAGTTCTTCATATTTGTCAGAAAACTGACATGTTTTCTCTGTCTGTGATTTGCATATAACTGATGACTAACAAGATTGTGCTGAGAAATGCCTCATTCTTGTGGTTCAGGGGCAAATCTGTAAGTGAGATGAAGGTAGTTTTGAAAGAACAGCCTTCATTTTCTTGCATGAAAAgtgctctttatttttatctattgAAAAGAACAGCCTTCATTTTCTTGTATCAGAActactcttttatttttagctaaTTGAAAGTTTAAGTTGTGTACTGCTGATGTGGACTATCTGTGTTGCCACTACAACCAGGACTAACAGCTGCCTATCCTATTTGTCCACACAAGGTCTTCCAGCAGTCAGTTTGGCTTGCATCATCAGGTTGCTACCAGTAGCCTTTTGACACTCATTTGCATTAATTCAATGTACATCCTAATGTGTTAGAAGTATGTCTCATTTTCTTGTATGACCAATACATGCTTGAATACAAACAAGGTGGCAGACACATGCGCACAGTATGTTGGTCagagacacatcaacagatGGGACATGCTGAGGTCACGATTGTCAGTAACGCTTGCTTGCTCCAAGCTAATGCTTACTGCCAAGAATGACCAGGAGCTGTGAACAATCTTCTAGTCTGCTCAAGATTGTGAGTATAATTTGATTTTCTGCTCATGATTGTCAGCATAGCTTGATTACCCCATGTTTACTAATGCTTACTGCCAAAGATGACCAGGAGTTCTGTATGTTCTTCTGGTCTACTCTTTCTTGAGAACACTTCACCTGAGGGTGGGTTTCCCAAGACCTgagtcagggttagggttactgTACCTTGCATGCACTCTTAAGAGGCAGTACCTCTCTGCATTGctctctccatttttcttttgattttctcttCACATATCACTCAAGGtttgcacatttctttttttacacatCACATATATCGCCATCTCACTCTCTTACTTTATCTTGGCAGTCCGGTGGCACAAAGGTTAGCACCTGTCGCCAATActgtgagggttggctgtcctaaGTTCAGCGCTCATCTtcggcacgctgttttttctttgcatgtggcatctgtttacagggctggctgtttgctgtgatatagctttagttgctggctcccCCACCCCTCTTACTTTATCTCCGCATCCAACTTTAATCCATATGTCTCAGCTGTTTCCGTACCTCTTTCTTGACCTTGATTCATATTAACCATCGCCTCATCGCCTCATTGCCTCATTGCCTCATTGCCTCATTTATCTGCCTTGATCCACACTCCAGTTACCCCAGATGTTGTCTGGCAGATGTGTCTTCCCTACTGTCCAGACATTATCATCTGGCAGTGGGCTGTGGTGCTATGCTGTCTTGCAACACTTaaataaatgcagttttcaTAGTGAACAACATCGTTGTCCTTGGAAGGCCTTCCTTTGCACAGCTGCACAGACTTTTGTCATGTCTGGTATGTTTTTTCATGATCCCCCAGTCACAACAGGTTCCACATTccattatttgtgtgtgtgcatatgtgtgtgtgtgtgctgacatgaccaaatacacataaatattattaaattaattcaTCTTATGAATTGAATCTCTGTGAGATTCCCAGCAGCAGATTTTTGCCCAAAAAAGTTGTATTTATGGTCATGAAATTACCTTCAGTTACGCTACTGAATATtgcataatttctttttaatgtgttgtcatacatgtttatcaaatCCTACCCTGTGATGAGATTCCAAATATATGATATCTTCAATGAATTTACTTGTATATGGAATAAATGATATTGTGATATCAAAATCTCTTTTGGTGTGACTGCAAGAGCGGTGGTGATGTATTTGTTCACAAATTTTCTGAAAGCATTAGCTTGCCTGGTCTTCATGCacacttgtgtgtgttgtgttaaAAATCCTGATTCTTAGGCTCACATTTTCCTTGTCTTGATGTTTGATGCTTGTGCAACCAGCAGTGTTTGGCTGTTTGGTGACTGCATGACATGGTTTGATGTTTATATTAGGCTTTCCTTGATGCTGCCTAAAATGCCTGAATTTAAATGTCTGCTATGCCGCGGCCACTTTTAATgccttttaatgttttcagtgtATCATCGTCACAAACTGCATACATCACATTTTCtatatcatcatcgtcgtcatagTCAACTGGAGGAACACTGTGGTGACCTAGCGCTGATGTTTCTATCCTAGCGCTGCCAGCTCTTGTCCTGGATGTACTAGCCTTACTGTCTCCCTTGCACCATACATAAAGGTTCCCACATCTCCCATGTTGTCATGAAAATGCCCGCATATTCGTAGAGAACTCGTTTCCCCTGAGCTCCTCAATCTTTCCTAAATCTGGGCCAGACGTAAAGCCTCCCTTACATTCGTAAAGCTTTCTTTGCATTCACAAAGAGTGGAGTGGATGGGAGCAGCGATTGCGGAGGATGAGCGCAGTTCACGTGGCgacagacgacagacgacaGGTGTGCGGTCTCGCGGCGCTGGCCACGTGCAACACTAGAGGCGGGTACTTCCAACAGACCCCACCCCACCAGCCTCCTCGATAGACGATTCTGCTATAAACAAACTATGATACACTTCTTGATACATAACAACACTGACACGGCCGGCTTTTGACATCTTGGAGGTCATGAGTCGAATATTTGTGGATGTACAGTACTTTTAATCGGCTCATGTTTctcacggattttttttttcggtgggGGGCCGGGGGTCGTGAGGGTTCAGCTTGTGTGTAGGATGAGACAGGAGTGACGAAACAGACGAAACAAGAAATATCGAAGCATGTGTGTGGTGTTGCCGCTCATGTTCTATACAAAACACCTGACACCCTGTAACCCTTGCCACCCCTCATACCCTCTTcgttgctggcatggcgtaaaacatCACAAGCACTAACCCTTCCCATTTCCCGACAAACCCGTGACCTGTCTATGAAATGAAAACCATCAGCAGCAAGCGGCAGTAGTGGCAACCACAGGACCTCGAAGTTTTCTCCTGACCCGAGATTTCTGTCTCTTTGGACGGTACTGCGGTGTTGGGAGACTTGTTTTCCTTGGTATGAAGGTCTTGTGAGAGAAACGTCACTGGGTGGCCTATACGGGTGTCGCTATGTGTCCTTGCCTCCAATGGAAGTCGATGATCACTCGCCAGCCCCAGCCCCTGAggtgggagggtggggtggtgCATGGATGGAGGAATGATTCCATGAGCCCAGCGACTGTGGTGACACAGGAGACAATCATACTCTCAGGCTAGGACAGTGACAGCGACAGAGATGACACAGGAGACGGTACATGTTACGTACAGAATGTCTGTGGAACACGTACACAATATTTACTGTTCATATCTGTTAGTCCATGGAGGGCGACAGACTTCAGGTGTTGGATGTTTTCTACTCCGCTCTCCATGACGTGGTGTGACCttgagtttaaaataaactccacGTCATTCCTATTTATAGCGAGAAACTCCGTGTTCCACCTCTTCCCTTTCTAACAACAACGGCTAGTCAAGCATTTCAGGCCACAGGCGTCTGTACTCTCTAtgccagtggttcttaacctgggttcgatcgaaccctaggggttcggtgagtcggtctcaggggttcggcggagcctccgccacgaaggtcaagacacacctgaaattcgtgatgacactagagaagggttcggtgaacgtgcagatgaaacttgtgggttcgctacctcaaacaaggttaagaaccactgctctagacaCGAGTGGTCTAGCCACAGACTATACTCTCTAGACACAAGTGGAGTGGTCTAGCCACAGACTATACTCTCTAGACACTGGAGTGGTCTAGCCACAGACTATACTCTCTAGACACAAGTGGAGTGGTCTGGCCACAGACTATACTCTCTAGACACGTGGAGTGGTCTAGCCACAGACTATACTCTCTAGACACAAGTGGAGTGGTCTATCCACAGACTATACTCTCTAGACACAAGTGGAGTGGTCTATCCACAGACTATACTCTCTAGACACAAGTGGAGTGGTCTAGCCACAGACTATACTCTCTAGACACAAGTGGAGTGGTCTGGCCACAGACTATACTCTCTAGACACAAGTGGAGTGGTCTAGCCACAGACTATACTCTCTAGACACAAGTGGAGTGGTCTAGCCACAGACTATACTCTCTAGACACAAGTGGAGTGGTCTGGCCACAGACTATACTCTCTAGACACGTGGAGTGGTCTAGCCACAGACTATACTCTCTAGACACAAGTGGAGTGGTCTAGCCACAGACTATACTCTCTAGACACAAGTGGAGTGGTCTAGCCACAGACTATACTCTCTAGACACAAGTGGAGTGGTCTATCCACAGACTATACTCTCTAGACACAAGTGGAGTGGTCTGGCCACCAACAcaccaaatattttaacaagttttttccttgttGATATAAGGCATATTTTTAGTCTTTGTGATACTCCAATCACTCCTCTGCTTGTCCGTCCATCAGTGTTGAAGTACTTCAGCACACAGGCAAgttacatttgaaaatttttcaaacaagaaatatttatttaaaatttgatcCAACAAAAATACATCGCTTGCATTACAAATGATGGAGACATAAATGATAAACATTGACAACACTATAAAGCATTACAGGATTTCCACAGCAGAAGCTTttcatgtacacaataattagtTTTAAGACTATGGCCTACTGAAAATGCATTCAATCAAAATGAGTTTTTGTCACATGGGCATTAATATTTTCAGGCCACCATCAGATCCTATGAACTATGAAAAGGATTTGTCCTGGAAATCAGTCTTGGGTAGCATCAATGTGCGAATTTGTTCTCATCATTTCCATGGAGACTTCCCATCATCTCGTCATGGCACACTTTTCTATCAATGAATAACAGATGATAGTTCCTCTAATTCTCACAGGGAGGTGTATGACTGGGGTTTTGAGAGAGGCTGCTATGCTAGTATGTTCTGCtacaacaattatttattgCCAAGATATTTTGTAGATAATATCTGTAGAACTATTTGAGAGAGCAGGTcatgaatacacacacatacactgctGATCAAAAAATTGCAACAGCATTGTATTTTTATGGAGCACAAGCAAAGCACTTTCTTTGGAAAAAGATGGTTTTACCACAGGAAGCTACCATTCGAAGGTAAGTGATCCTTACTTATGTGCCTGTCACTAGGGAAGAGATTGTTTATGAGGACACTGTACCAATGTACCATGAAAAAAGAATGCATTGGATAAACATATGAGGAATGAAACAAGAGAAATATTAAATGGATTAGTTTCTGATTGATGTAATGAATTAAAGAACTTAAAAGCACCTATGCcaacatgaaacattttaaacattttaaacattttgttcacCTACCTATAATTGCTGCcaaaatttctgtttaaaaaataattacttaaaCAATAttgaattaagaaaaaatatcaattgTTCCCTTTTCATTcgataattatttttcaatattcagATGACTCAGCAGTATCTAACcaggttttaaaaatgcttaataGGCTCAGAAGGCTCATTTTTTCTTACCATTGATGGCATGGAAATTAAAAGACACCTGGACTGGAATGCCAAGAGCATTGGGTTTGTTAATCTTGAAGCAGGATCCCTAGATAAGCAATTACCTGTTACAGACATTCCTGTGGTTATGATAATAAGTCTTACAGGGCATTTGAAGGTGCCGCTAGCTTATTTgtagttttttactttttagttcATGGTATACAAGggtcgttcaaaaagttctaagcctcaccaAGAAGGAGTTGCAGAAACAAGACAgcttttcacaatttttctaaATAGTCCATCCTGACATCAATGTACTTGGTCCAACGACGCTCAgcctttttcagttttcttgggCCCCATCTAGCAGGCAGCTTGCTCATCTCCAAGATCTCGGTTAAAACAGTGTGGGCTGAACCAGAACTAATGCCTTTGGACTTAGCTATCTGCTGGACAGTAATATGTCCGTCATTCAAAACCAGACGGTGATTGACATCAACTTGATCATCAGTGGTTGAGGTTTTTGGTTGACCTGACCGAGGGTCATCTTCTGTGCTGACCCTGTCCCGCTTGAATTCAGCAGCCCACGTGTTCACAGTTACATAGGAAGGGAAGTCCTCAGCAGGTGTCTGTACCATGTCCTCATGGATTTCCTTTTCTCTTACAGATACTTTATGACTGCTCAGAcctgttttgtacatttttagaTTTGTCTCACTACCCTTCACCTGTGTATGGgcctcacccacacacaaattaaaacagaaatctgtatTAGGTTTTCTAGTTTATAAGAAGTGGTAGTGTGTTaccacaacaaaatgttttgctatGCCTCTTCTTTCTGGGTGAGGATTAGAACTTTTATCAATATCAGCCTTGCTGGAGAAGGCATACGACACTAATTAACAaagactgttttattttaaaactataggGCTGTTGTTTATTGCGCTTATTGTTGGGGAAATAGGGTGTCAATATTAAAGTTTTAGCAAAAGGACCTTCTGTGTGAACAAAACAGTCATAATGTATAATCAGTTTTCCCAGTGGtgtgaatgaaaaagaagataagGCTGAAGATAACAATACAAAGTTTGGTCATAAAGCTATGCCAGGTTGTTTTCTGTAAAGCCTGCCACTTCATAAAAAGTCGTATATTCAAGTTATTTCAACATTGTTTACAAAGGTATGAGTAAGTTAATCAAATCatactttgttttgtgtaaatatttgaagCTGGCAGCTGTAGCTAGTTTGGAACTTGACATATCATAGGATTGCATGGTTtgattgttatattttgtaagAAGATTAAAATGCATTATCAGTTATACTTTCAACACAAAATATTGGTTATTTTAAGGTTTTACATTTATCTAAAACAATTTctgaataaataatgataaaaaaagtcGAATGAGGTATCAAGTCTCTACATGTGCTAGCTGCACGTACTTTGTATCCCAACCCAGCCACATTCACAGCTCAGTATGTCACCTGTGCTTGTCACAGACAATCATGACCATGTTCGTGTTGCAGCAGACACTCaagtttccatgactacatcATTAGAACTTTAAACAATGTAATACATGAATAGAACCTTCTATACTATGATACAGCTTCGCAGTGGATTTGTGACTTGCAGTGCAGTGGTTACATTAGTGAGACACGTGGACCGGAGGTCAGAAGCCATTTGCCGGGTGCTGGCTGTGGGGTTGTTGTGTGAAAGTGTGGTGTGAAGTCGGTGGTGTAGGCATTGTGGTGACAAAGACATGACAATACATCACTCGTCACAACAGGACCGGGACAACATAGGATGGACGACTACTTGACTCCGTGAGGCACGTGCTACATCTGGACATAGCTCTCCTCGCGCACTACGCCGCCTCCCCAGGAGTTCACGTCACCACGTCACCACGTGATTTACCGACGTGCGCCATTATTTTCATAGAAACCAAACTACTACTTCCATAAACATGAGCAAACTAATGCATGGTTACCGGCCGACAAATAGTGGGTGTGATATATTGTACAGTAAGAAATCCACTCGGTTACCAAGGTACCGACCTTGTCCTCCGGAGAGAGCGGCGAGACATTCTGTATCACGACAGTCACCATGGTTACCATGTTGGTGACAAATGACAGCACACATTCTGCCCATCTATTGGCAGTTGTCTGCTGCCTTCGCCTCTAAATCGGGGGAAACAGCATGAGGGGCTGCTGTATCTTCTGCAAGTCGTCTACCCCTACccttaaataaaaatgcacacgcacgcgcgcacatacacactcgTTGGTGCACGTGGTATGCGCTGCTGTTGACGTTCTTGGTGCAGGTCAAGAAGGGTCATCCTCACGTTACTGACGTCATGAAGTGCGTGTACTCCCAGCGCGTCATCAGGTGAGGGTTCCCAGTGTCCACGTTGTCAGTGATGATGCTATCACGCCAGTCCGGTGACGGTGGCGTTGTGTATGACGTCACCGGGTGGTCGCTGATTCCTAGTCACCATCACGGGAACTCTTGCCCGTTGGCCGCCGTTTGGCGGGAgatgaggagggagaggagtcTTCGTTGTGCGAGGATAATCCCAAAGGCGCCTCCGTCTCCAACATGGCGCCGATGGTGTGCAGGTCGGCGCTGTCCACCAAGTCCAGGGGGCGCTCACCCTCGCACGACATGATTTCCTTGTTGGCACCTTTCGTCAACAAGTACCTgagcactcacgcacgcacgcacaatcGAGAACACACGTGCATATGAGCAATAATAAACAACAGGCTGCCGTATTACAGGCACCTTGTGAACCAGGCTGAAGCTAAGACTACTTTAACCCACGACTGCCCGATAA from Pomacea canaliculata isolate SZHN2017 linkage group LG8, ASM307304v1, whole genome shotgun sequence encodes the following:
- the LOC112571137 gene encoding uncharacterized protein LOC112571137 codes for the protein MYKTGLSSHKVSVREKEIHEDMVQTPAEDFPSYVTVNTWAAEFKRDRVSTEDDPRSGQPKTSTTDDQVDVNHRLVLNDGHITVQQIAKSKGISSGSAHTVLTEILEMSKLPARWGPRKLKKAERRWTKYIDVRMDYLEKL